From the genome of Luteibacter rhizovicinus DSM 16549:
CGATACGGGGGAAGATCGTCTCACCACCGGCATCGACATCGTGCAGGTACATGATCAGGGTGGATATCCGCTGGCCGCCGGTGGCCAGGTGCGGCTGGCTGCCTTTTTCGTCGGGCTGGAAATAGTCAAAATGCGGCAGGTATTCACCGCCCTGACCGTAGCGCATCACCTGCAGCCCTTCGCCATGGTCTTCGGGCAAGCGCATGATCGCCGCGGTGCGCGCATCGATACGCCGGATCAAGTCGCTTTCGGCGCGCTGGAAATAGGCGCCGTCGCTGGTACGGATGTCCATGACGGTATTCACCCCGTCCGCGACACCGACGACGGCCGAGCGCTCGAGCCGCGGGAGGGCCATGTGCTTGAGCGCATCGCATTCCTCGTCACTGAGCACGCCGTCGAGCACGGCGATCGTCGGCCGTGCGATACGCAGCAGGACGCGCACATCCCGATCGGGCGTGTGTAGCACGTGGCCCTCGTCCAGGCGTCCATGGAACGGCGTCAGCGCCGAGGCATGCGCCGCGGCCGGGGCGGTCGCGGTACCGAACAAGGCCGTGGAGATCGCCTCGCGGGCCACGCCGTCATCGAACTGGTGCTCTTTCATGGTCAGCAGCAGGTCGGCGGGCGCGTTGCCGGCAGCCAGGGCCTCGCGGATCCAGTCCTGCCAATCCTGGGTGACCTTGGTGTGGAAGCGCGTTTGCAAAGGGTTTTCCTGCATCGTTGCGGAGCGGTCGCTTACATTGTGCCGCGATCGGCGCCCGCGGTGTCGGCGGCCGACGTGTCTGCCGCCTCCTGGAGCCAGGCGAGCTTTCTCTGCTTTGGCAGACGCTTGACCGCCCACTCGGCCTTCGATGCCGCCGAGCGGTCGGCGAAGGCGCGCGAGCCGAGCAGGCGCACGGGTGGATTGGCTCGCGTGTAACGCGCCCCTTTCCCGGCGACGTGAGCGGCATAGCGCGCGGGCAGATCGTTGGTGATCCCCGCGTACCAGGCGCCGTTGCGGCATTCGATGAGATAGACGCACCACATGACGTAAGCGTACCCGCTGGCACCCTACAATGGCGGGATGAACGCCCACTACGACCTGGCCGTCAATCTCCCCCTGCGCGCGGCGGTGGCGGCGCGGCTGGCCGAAGCCCTGGCCGCCTTCCCGGTCGGTCCCGAACTGCTGGCCTACCCGGCGATGGAAGGCAACCTGGGCACGCGCGAAGCGATCGCCGGCTGGATGCGGCGACGCTGTGGCCATG
Proteins encoded in this window:
- a CDS encoding 2OG-Fe(II) oxygenase, with protein sequence MQTRFHTKVTQDWQDWIREALAAGNAPADLLLTMKEHQFDDGVAREAISTALFGTATAPAAAHASALTPFHGRLDEGHVLHTPDRDVRVLLRIARPTIAVLDGVLSDEECDALKHMALPRLERSAVVGVADGVNTVMDIRTSDGAYFQRAESDLIRRIDARTAAIMRLPEDHGEGLQVMRYGQGGEYLPHFDYFQPDEKGSQPHLATGGQRISTLIMYLHDVDAGGETIFPRIDFSYVPRKGQALYFEYTAADGSLDPLSLHGGAPVMRGEKWIVTKWMRERAFAG
- a CDS encoding GIY-YIG nuclease family protein; amino-acid sequence: MWCVYLIECRNGAWYAGITNDLPARYAAHVAGKGARYTRANPPVRLLGSRAFADRSAASKAEWAVKRLPKQRKLAWLQEAADTSAADTAGADRGTM